From Lewinellaceae bacterium:
CCTATTTATACTAAGAGACCGCCCAGCGCCTCAAGCTGGTCAGCGCATTCATAGTTCTTTGCCTGGACTTTAATCACCGGTTGATAAGTCCCACTTCCTGTCAACTTCTTGATCCGTATGGCGTTTATCCATAAATCGCTTTCTTTCCATTACCGAACCAACAAAAGTCCGACCAGCTGATGACTCATTTTACCAGGTACCTTCTCGTCTTTGTATGTGCACTCTTCACCCTCACCGCTGCCATTGGCCAGGACACCGATTCGGGCGCCTGGTACATGTATTTTGGCAACAACAAGATCGGCAAGAACCTCTACTGGCACAATGAGATCCAGTACCGCAATCACAACTGGGGCGGCGATCTGGAGCAGCTTTTACTGAGAACGGGGGTCGGTTTTAATTTGACTGAAAACAACAACAATTTGCTGTTAGGTTACGGTTATATCATCAGCCAGCCTTACCACCAGAATGAAAAATCAGAAATCCTCGAGCACCGCATTTTCCAGCAGTTCATCAATAAGGAAACCATTGGTCGCGTAGCTATCCAAAATCGCTACCGGCTGGAGGAGCGCTTTGTGTCTGAAGATTACAAAATGCGTTTCAGGTACTTTATGGGCTTCAATATCCCCCTTTCCCAATCCAGGATGGCACCCAAAACCTTGTATCTATCCCTTTACAACGAGATCTTCCTGAACCTGAATGCCCCCGTATTTGATCGCAATCGAGTGTATGGGGCCCTGGGTTATACCATCAATAACACCCTGAAAGTAGAAGCCGGGTATATGACCCAGCTTTACGAAAACAACTACCGCGGGCAATTTCAACTGGCCGTATTCAATACGATGCCGTTCTCATCCAGGAAAGAGTGAGGACCCTTCCGGGTAATCGCAACTGCCATGTCGGGTAACATCCACATCAAACGCATTTATGAGCCATGCCAGCCCGATGACGGCTACCGCGTGTTGGTAGACCGCCTCTGGCCCCGGGGTGTTTCCAGGCAAAATGCACAATTGGACGAATGGATGAAAGACATTGCCCCTTCAAACGAATTGCGCCAATGGTTTGGCCACCGCCCCGAACGCTTTACTGAATTCAGCACCCGTTACGAAGCAGAACTGCAATCCTACCAACCGGATTTATTGCGTCTGAAAGCATTGGCTGAACAGGAAGGATTATGCCTGTTGTATAGCGCCCGTAATGAACTTTACAATCAGGCCGTCGTCCTGCAGCGGGTGATCCGGGAACTTTAGAATTGCATGGATTTAACCGATTCCTGGTAGGCAGATGGAGACATCCCGGCATGGGTCTTAAAAAATCTCGAAAAATAAAACGGGTCATTAAATCCCAATTTAAAGGCAATTTCCTTCAACATTAAATTTTCGTATTGAATGATCCGCTTCGCTTCCGAAATGATTAAACCGTATAACACGTTTTGCGCTGTCTTTCCGGTGTGCAATTTGGCCAATTCATTCAGCCGGGCAGTGGTCGTATGAAGCTGCCGGGCAATTTCAGACAATGAATAATTCTGCTCAAAATGATGACGTATAAATTCAAGAAATTTCAGAAATAATGCATCCGGTTTCCATACTTCACCTCCCGCCGCAAGCTTAGCCCGGTTTATCTCCACCAACACCAGTCCGATGCGCGCGTGGACCGAGGTCAGGTATTGAAATGGCTCCGTTTTTATTTCTTCGGAAATTACGGCCAGGTGGTCCTCAATGGGGTGTGCCTCCGGAATTGCGATAACCTCGTTGTAATCAAAATGACAAAATAAACTGTTCTGAAAAATCAACTCGATGTCGCTATCGGATTTACACATAAAATCATAGGTAAATTCCAATACATAACCAGATGCACCGACAACCTCCATAAAGGCATGGTATTGGCCGGAGGTTATGGTTAATACTTCGTTTTTATGAATGGATAGCTCCTTATGATCAACCACCATTTCTATCTTTCCCTTACTGCACCAAATCAACAGGTATTTTTTCACCCGACAAGGGCTAGCGAGTCGCACGTCTCTGATGTCGTATAGGTCAACCAAATGATTTATGATTTATGATTTATGATCTAGATGTATCTATCCAGTGATTTAATCAATAACTCTTTGGCATTGGTTACATTTTGATATTTCCAAAAACCATAAATTTCATCGAAATCCATACCGGCCATTTTATTTTTTATCCGCTGAACTTCGGAAATGGGCAGAGGAATTTTATTCGGGTAACTGTACATCACCGAAAAGTGTTTTAAACTCAGGGACAGATTAAAGGTGTCACCGCAAAGTATAGCTCCTTTTTCGGATAACGAAGGCACATATAAGATGCTGCTGCCCGGAAAATGTCCACCAATTTTGTGTAATTCAATCCCATCCCAAAAATCAACCTTATCGCTATCCCAATATTTTATCCATTTGCCCGGATAAACGACAAAGTTTTTTTCGGATTCGGGCAGATAAACCGGACATGAAAAAGCTTCTGCCCAATCGTGCATATTGCTGTAATAATGCGGATGAGAAATGGCTATCGCCTGGATACCCCCTTTGTTCCGGATAAAATGCCTGGTGGCCTGATCCAGTAGCGGGATGCAATCCCAGAGCACATTGCCTCCGGGTGAACAGACCAATAGCGCCCGTTGACCGATGGCAAAAGTAGGCGCCAGGACGAACTCGTATAAATTGGGTTTGATGGCCCGGATAGCCGTCGTATGCCGCGCCGAAAGTTGTCCTGCTGTGGTCCACTGCTGTCCTTCCAAGGGGACATATTGACGGTCATCGGCACAGATCAGACAGACACTTTCTCCGGATTCTGCCGGATACTGGGTACCACATGTCGCGCATATTTTATTTTCCATCCTCATGACTCAAGCAAAATAACCTCTTCCGGAATAGAAAGCAACAAGACACACCCATCCGCAGAACAGACACCGTGTTTGCCGGTAGGGGGTGTATACAAATGATCACCTGCCTCCAGCCGGGCACCGGCCACTTCGCAACTTCCTTCCAGAACGAAGATCTCCTCTCCGGCGGGATGCACATGGTAAGGATAACGTGCGCCTTCGGAGAACTTTAACAAGATGGTTTTTGACCGGTTGGTTTCCGGATCAAACCGCAGGGATTTAACAAAAAGTCCCGGATAATGAACTCCTTTTTCCACTAATGGATTCCAGGCTGTCTGTTCACTTTTAGTGATGTAATTCTGAATATTCATGTTCGATTAATTTATGGATTAATAATTCTTCTTCAACCCGCTGCCTCTGGAATTTACCGGCCATTTTTTCCAATAAATCGAGGGAAGCCAGATAACTCACCAGATTGCCGTTGGACGAAATAAATTTACCGTCCTGGACGACAGAATACAGGGTATCATCCTGGACCAATACCTTTGGGTAGGCCTTTTGCAGGGACTCACTGCCTCCGCAATAGGTAACCAACCGGCTGCCATCCGCCACCCCGGATTCTCCCAGGAGAAAAGCGCCGGCACAATGGCTGGCCGTATATTCCGTCTGTTCATTTTGTTCCCGGATAAACCGGATCAGTTCCTGGTCTTTAACCTGAGCTTCCAGTTGAACAGAACTGGGTACAATCAAAACATTGGAAATGGAATAATCCGGCAATACCTGATCCCTTCCTCGCTGGAAACCGAGTCGATTTGCTTTGCTATGAGGGATACCTCAAATAATTGACTTCCACTTGAATCTTTTTTGGTGAATACGTCAAATGGAGCAGTCATCTCATTGGCAAGGAATCCATCAAAGATCAGTACGCCAATGTGTCTTAATTTTTTTTCTTTCATGCGTTGATCATTTTTTATTTCAAATTGATTGAATCCGAATAACAAGAGTGGCAGGATAATCCAGTAGGGAGGGATGGTCATTTGTTCGATTATAAAGCAAAGTTATGGCTGATCGATCGGGTGTGAAATGGACGATTTGGGGATTCACATGGAACATTCAGAATCAAGATCGATTATGGATGCTTAACCGTTCCCATTGGATTGGGAGTCCCAAAACATTCTTCAGCCCATCTGTACCGCGCACAGCTCATGCGAAGTAGTAACTATGATTGCCCAGAACGTTGAGAGAATCCCGGGATTGGTAGATTTCATTTTACATCTCCCTTAAACAGGGAACATCTTTGTAGCAAACAGATGATCCAGAATTTTGAAAAAGAACACCACATATTATTGCATCCTGGCGATCCTGGTGACCACCATCAATTACCTGCCGGCCCAGGACCAATCCTGGTCACTGAAACAGTGTATTGATTATGCTACCGAAAATAACCTGAATGTTCAGGCGGCCAAACTGGACAAAAAAACGACCCTGTTGAATTATCAACAATCCAAATTCAACAAGTGGCCGAGTGCTTCGGCAAATGTTTCCAACAATTTTGCCAACGGTTCGAGCATAGACCCCATCACCAGTGACTTCATCAATTCAAGCATCTACTCTAACAGCATCAACATCAATTCATCCGTAACACTTTACAGCGGAAACCGGGCAAACCTGCAAATCGAGAAGTACGAGATCCTGCTCAAACAAAATAATCTGAACATTGAAGAATCCAAAAACAACATTAAACTGAGTATCCTTGAAGCCTACATTCAGGCTCTGTATTACAAGGAGAGTATTGAAATTGCCCAAAACACGCTGGAGTCTTCCCAGAAACAACTGCAACAGGCGCAGACCCAATTCGATAATGGCGCACTTGCCCGCAAAGACCTCGCTGATCTGGAAGCCCAGGAAGCATCCAACAAGCACAATATCGTTATCGCATCCAGTACGTATCAGCAACAATTGCTGAGGCTTAAACAGCTCCTGGAGCTGGATCCGTCCGCCACTTTTGACATAGAGACACCTGCACTGGATGCGCACCTGACTTACCTGATCCCGGATAAATATGCTATTTACACCCAAGCCGTCAATCACCTGCCGGATGTGCGCAAATTTGATATCTATAAAGCCGGTACGGTAAAGGATCTGGAAATAGCCAAGGCGGCTTATTATCCTACGGTATCCCTTTCTTACGGTTTGGGTACGGGTTATACGTCGACACGTGAATACAGCTTCGCAAAACAATTAAACCTGAATTTGAACAGCTTTGTGGGTTTATCCGTCAGTGTTCCCATTTTCAGCAAATTCTCCAATAAGACCAATGAAAGTCTGATCAAAGTGGAACTGGAACAAACCGATCTGGAAAAACAACAGGCCAGTAAAACATTGTACCAATCCATCGAAACCGCGTGGCTGAATGCCGTGACCAATCAGAGCGAACAAAATTCGTCCGAGGCATTGCGGAATGCAGCCAAACTGTCCTATGATCTGGCCACCAAGAAATTTGAATTCGGTGGGTCCACGACGACGGATTTGCTGGTGACGGAAACCAACTACATCAATGCGGAGCAAGAATACCTCCAGGTGAAATACACCGGATTGCTTTATGAACAACTGTTAAACTATTATCAGGGAAAAGAACTCGGATTCGAATAAAAGCCATGAAAAAAATCATCACAACCATCATCATCATTGCGCTCCTGGCCGCGGCGGGATACTGGGGTTACGGTTATTTTACCAGGACTTCTCAATCACAAATCACGATTGAAACCGTTCAGGTGAAGAAAGGAAATATTACCAATGAAGTATCCGCAACGGGCACCATCGAACCGGTAGAGCAGGTAGAAATCGGCACGCAGGTATCCGGTGAAGTAAGCAATATATACGTCGATTTCAATAGTGTGGTCAAAAAAGGCCAATTGATAGCCGAACTGGACAAAACCAATTTACAGGCAGCTCTCACCGATGCAGAAGCCAGTTACAATGCCGCTCTCAATGAGCTGAATTATTATCAGCAAAATTATGAGCGCCAGAAAAAGATGTATGACGCTGAAGTGGTGAGCAAGGCAGATTTTGAACAGGCTGCCTTCCAGTTAAGCAATGCGGAACAGACGGTCACCCAGCGCAAGTCCAACCTGACGAAAGCACAAACCAATTTATCCTATGGGAATATTTATTCTCCCATCGATGGCGTGGTATTGACCAAGGAGGTAGAGGTAGGACAAACTGTAGCAGCAAGTTACAGTACCCCCACCTTGTTCACCATCGCACGGGACTTAACCAAAATGCAGGTGGAAGCTGACGTGGATGAGGCGGACATCGGCGGGGTAAAAGAAGGACAGCGAGTCACCTTTACCGTTGATGCCTACCCCGACGAATCATTCGATGGGGTGGTATCACAGGTAAGACTGGGTGCAACCGTAACATCCAATGTGGTCACCTATACCGTGATCATTGCGGCAAATAATCCGGAATTAAAATTAAAACCCGGGTTGACAGCAACCATCATCATCTACACCAAAGAGCTGACAGACCAAACGGTCATTGAAGCGAAAGCGCTGAATTTTAAGCCGGACGAAGCCTTATTACAGCAATACAACCAGCAAATTGGATTGACCGAACAACCGCCGATGCCACCGCCAACGGATAACCAGTCAAATGCCATGCCGGCCGCAGCCGGTACATCGCCAATAGGAGAGGATAATAAGCGTAAAATGGTCTGGATTAAGGAATCTTCCGGCGCCCTCAGACAAACACCGGTATCCTTAGGTGAAAACGACGGCATCAATTATCAGGTCCTGAGCGGACTTCAACTGGGCGATGAGGTTGTCTACAGCATGAAGGAAGAAAAGGTAGAGTCATTATCTCCCACCACGGAAGGAGATAGCCCGTTTATGCCTAAACCACCGGGGAGAAGATCAAAATGAAAAAGCCAGTAATACATACGGAAGACCTGAAGCGTGAATTCAGGATGGGTGACCAGATCGTCAAAGCCCTGCGCGGCGTGGACATAACCATTAACGAAGGGGAATTTGTGACCATCATGGGATCAAGCGGTTCTGGCAAATCGACCCTCCTGAACATATTGGGATGTCTGGACCGGGCATCCGAGGGGATCTACCAGCTGGATGGAGCTGCGGTAAAAAACCTCTCACGCAATCAGCTGGCAAAAATCCGCAACACAAAAATCGGCTTCATTTTCCAATCCTATAATTTATTACCCAGAACGACGGCATTGGAGAATGCAGAATTACCACTGATGTATAACTCCAAAATATCAACCAAGGAAAGAAAAAAGCGCGCGATAGAAGCGCTTGCCCGGGTAGGGCTTGAAGACCGTCTTGATCACACCCCCAATCAACTTTCCGGAGGACAGCAGCAACGTGTTGCCATAGCCCGGTCACTGGTAAATCATCCGGTGATCTTACTGGCAGACGAAGCCACCGGCAACCTGGACACCCGGACCTCCTATGAGGTCATGCAGTTGTTCCAGGATCTGAATGACAAAGGGATGACCATCGCATTTGTCACCCACGAGCCGGATATTGTCCGCTTCAGTAAGCGAACGATTGTACTGAAAGACGGAAAAGTCATCCGGGATGAGCCTGTAAGCAACCGCTTAAACGCCGCCGAAGAATTAGCTAAACTGCCAAATGCCGACTGATGAACATCCTCAATCTCTTTCGAATCGCATTTAATGCCATCCGGCTCAACCGGATGCGGGCATTTCTCACGATGTTGGGTATCATCATCGGTGTAGCCTCCGTGATCGCTATGCTGGCTATCGGAGAAGGATCGAAAGAAAGTATTAAGAATAACATCTCCAAAATGGGGTCCAACATGCTGACCATCCGTCCTGGAGCAGGCATGATGGGAGGGGTAAGACAGGGCGCTGCCGAAATGCAGTCACTGACCCTGGACGATTATTATGCCATCAAAAACAATGCGAAGCTGGTAAGTTATGTGACCCCAATGGTCAATGGCAACGGGCAATCCATCAATGGTTCCAATAACTGGCCTACCTCCATTTATGGGATAACCCCGGATTATCTCAATATCCGGGTATGGGGTCTCAAAGACGGCAGTATGTTTACCGAAAGGGATGTTAAATCCAATGCCAAAGTGGCGGTACTGGGACAGACTGTGGTCGAAAATTTATTTCCTGATGGAAGTTCACCGATCGGTAAGACCATCCGGTACAACTCCATTCCTTTTAAAGTCATTGGCGTCCTGGAAGAAAAAGGTGAAAGCACATTTGGACAGGATCAGGATGATATCATTATGGCGCCCTACACAGCGGTTCAAAAACGCATCCTCGCCGTCGATTATCTACAATCGATCGTCGCCTCCGCCGTCAGTGAGGAAGAAGCGTCCGCGGCTGTTGATGAAATCACAGAAATATTGCGCAAGAGTCATCATCTGGCAGAAGGTGATGATGACAATTTTAATGTATTCTCCCAGCAGGAAATGCTTACTACCTTTAGCTCTACCAGTGAGATGCTAACCATCCTGCTGGTAGCCATTGCGAGCATCTCTCTCGTAGTCGGTGGTATCGGCATCATGAACATCATGTACGTGTCGGTCAAAGAAAGAACCCGCGAAATAGGGTTAAGGATGGCCGTAGGGGCCAAAGGAAAAGATATCTTGATGCAATTCTTAATTGAAGCAATCCTGATCAGCATCACCGGTGGACTGATCGGTGTATTGCTGGGGTTGGGAGCAACGAACTTTGTAAAACAATTTGCCGGGTGGCCGACCAGCGTGACACTTTATTCCATTATAGTCTCCTTTATCGTATGTACGCTTACCGGTGTATTCTTTGGCTGGTATCCAGCACGAAAAGCCTCTTCTCTGGAT
This genomic window contains:
- a CDS encoding ABC transporter ATP-binding protein, with protein sequence MKKPVIHTEDLKREFRMGDQIVKALRGVDITINEGEFVTIMGSSGSGKSTLLNILGCLDRASEGIYQLDGAAVKNLSRNQLAKIRNTKIGFIFQSYNLLPRTTALENAELPLMYNSKISTKERKKRAIEALARVGLEDRLDHTPNQLSGGQQQRVAIARSLVNHPVILLADEATGNLDTRTSYEVMQLFQDLNDKGMTIAFVTHEPDIVRFSKRTIVLKDGKVIRDEPVSNRLNAAEELAKLPNAD
- a CDS encoding ABC transporter permease translates to MNILNLFRIAFNAIRLNRMRAFLTMLGIIIGVASVIAMLAIGEGSKESIKNNISKMGSNMLTIRPGAGMMGGVRQGAAEMQSLTLDDYYAIKNNAKLVSYVTPMVNGNGQSINGSNNWPTSIYGITPDYLNIRVWGLKDGSMFTERDVKSNAKVAVLGQTVVENLFPDGSSPIGKTIRYNSIPFKVIGVLEEKGESTFGQDQDDIIMAPYTAVQKRILAVDYLQSIVASAVSEEEASAAVDEITEILRKSHHLAEGDDDNFNVFSQQEMLTTFSSTSEMLTILLVAIASISLVVGGIGIMNIMYVSVKERTREIGLRMAVGAKGKDILMQFLIEAILISITGGLIGVLLGLGATNFVKQFAGWPTSVTLYSIIVSFIVCTLTGVFFGWYPARKASSLDPITALRYE
- a CDS encoding MBL fold metallo-hydrolase; protein product: MENKICATCGTQYPAESGESVCLICADDRQYVPLEGQQWTTAGQLSARHTTAIRAIKPNLYEFVLAPTFAIGQRALLVCSPGGNVLWDCIPLLDQATRHFIRNKGGIQAIAISHPHYYSNMHDWAEAFSCPVYLPESEKNFVVYPGKWIKYWDSDKVDFWDGIELHKIGGHFPGSSILYVPSLSEKGAILCGDTFNLSLSLKHFSVMYSYPNKIPLPISEVQRIKNKMAGMDFDEIYGFWKYQNVTNAKELLIKSLDRYI
- a CDS encoding DUF2490 domain-containing protein — protein: MTHFTRYLLVFVCALFTLTAAIGQDTDSGAWYMYFGNNKIGKNLYWHNEIQYRNHNWGGDLEQLLLRTGVGFNLTENNNNLLLGYGYIISQPYHQNEKSEILEHRIFQQFINKETIGRVAIQNRYRLEERFVSEDYKMRFRYFMGFNIPLSQSRMAPKTLYLSLYNEIFLNLNAPVFDRNRVYGALGYTINNTLKVEAGYMTQLYENNYRGQFQLAVFNTMPFSSRKE
- a CDS encoding cupin domain-containing protein: MNIQNYITKSEQTAWNPLVEKGVHYPGLFVKSLRFDPETNRSKTILLKFSEGARYPYHVHPAGEEIFVLEGSCEVAGARLEAGDHLYTPPTGKHGVCSADGCVLLLSIPEEVILLES
- a CDS encoding helix-turn-helix transcriptional regulator, which produces MVVDHKELSIHKNEVLTITSGQYHAFMEVVGASGYVLEFTYDFMCKSDSDIELIFQNSLFCHFDYNEVIAIPEAHPIEDHLAVISEEIKTEPFQYLTSVHARIGLVLVEINRAKLAAGGEVWKPDALFLKFLEFIRHHFEQNYSLSEIARQLHTTTARLNELAKLHTGKTAQNVLYGLIISEAKRIIQYENLMLKEIAFKLGFNDPFYFSRFFKTHAGMSPSAYQESVKSMQF
- a CDS encoding DUF488 domain-containing protein codes for the protein MSGNIHIKRIYEPCQPDDGYRVLVDRLWPRGVSRQNAQLDEWMKDIAPSNELRQWFGHRPERFTEFSTRYEAELQSYQPDLLRLKALAEQEGLCLLYSARNELYNQAVVLQRVIREL
- a CDS encoding efflux RND transporter periplasmic adaptor subunit, producing the protein MKKIITTIIIIALLAAAGYWGYGYFTRTSQSQITIETVQVKKGNITNEVSATGTIEPVEQVEIGTQVSGEVSNIYVDFNSVVKKGQLIAELDKTNLQAALTDAEASYNAALNELNYYQQNYERQKKMYDAEVVSKADFEQAAFQLSNAEQTVTQRKSNLTKAQTNLSYGNIYSPIDGVVLTKEVEVGQTVAASYSTPTLFTIARDLTKMQVEADVDEADIGGVKEGQRVTFTVDAYPDESFDGVVSQVRLGATVTSNVVTYTVIIAANNPELKLKPGLTATIIIYTKELTDQTVIEAKALNFKPDEALLQQYNQQIGLTEQPPMPPPTDNQSNAMPAAAGTSPIGEDNKRKMVWIKESSGALRQTPVSLGENDGINYQVLSGLQLGDEVVYSMKEEKVESLSPTTEGDSPFMPKPPGRRSK
- a CDS encoding TolC family protein, whose product is MKKNTTYYCILAILVTTINYLPAQDQSWSLKQCIDYATENNLNVQAAKLDKKTTLLNYQQSKFNKWPSASANVSNNFANGSSIDPITSDFINSSIYSNSININSSVTLYSGNRANLQIEKYEILLKQNNLNIEESKNNIKLSILEAYIQALYYKESIEIAQNTLESSQKQLQQAQTQFDNGALARKDLADLEAQEASNKHNIVIASSTYQQQLLRLKQLLELDPSATFDIETPALDAHLTYLIPDKYAIYTQAVNHLPDVRKFDIYKAGTVKDLEIAKAAYYPTVSLSYGLGTGYTSTREYSFAKQLNLNLNSFVGLSVSVPIFSKFSNKTNESLIKVELEQTDLEKQQASKTLYQSIETAWLNAVTNQSEQNSSEALRNAAKLSYDLATKKFEFGGSTTTDLLVTETNYINAEQEYLQVKYTGLLYEQLLNYYQGKELGFE